The following proteins come from a genomic window of Ornithinimicrobium cryptoxanthini:
- a CDS encoding SDR family NAD(P)-dependent oxidoreductase, producing the protein MQITQDTVALITGGASGLGEATARRLLEEGASVVLVDLPGGRGEGLAAELGERVRFAPADVRDEDAVRAAVATAAELGTLRIVVNCAGIATPGRILSRKGTLDLETYRAVIEINLIGTFNVLRLAAEAMAANEPVDGDRGVVLMTASVAAYDGQIGQAAYASSKGGIVGLTITAARDLADKGIRVMTIAPGIFETPMMAGLGDEVRASLEALVPHPARLGKPEEYAALVTHIVDNPLLNGEVIRLDGALRMPPR; encoded by the coding sequence ATGCAGATCACCCAGGACACCGTCGCACTGATCACCGGAGGGGCCAGCGGTCTCGGCGAGGCCACCGCCCGCCGGCTGCTGGAGGAGGGCGCGAGCGTGGTCCTCGTCGACCTGCCAGGCGGGCGGGGTGAGGGCCTCGCGGCCGAGCTCGGCGAGCGGGTGCGCTTCGCCCCTGCCGACGTGCGGGACGAGGACGCCGTCCGGGCGGCCGTGGCGACCGCCGCCGAGCTGGGCACCCTGCGGATCGTCGTCAACTGCGCCGGCATCGCCACACCGGGCCGCATCCTGTCCCGCAAGGGGACGCTTGACCTGGAGACCTACCGCGCCGTCATCGAGATCAACCTGATCGGCACCTTCAACGTGCTGCGCCTGGCCGCCGAGGCGATGGCGGCCAACGAGCCCGTCGACGGCGACCGCGGCGTGGTGCTCATGACTGCCTCCGTGGCTGCCTATGACGGGCAGATCGGGCAGGCTGCCTATGCCTCCTCCAAGGGCGGCATCGTGGGGTTGACCATCACCGCCGCGCGCGACCTGGCAGACAAGGGGATCCGCGTGATGACCATCGCGCCGGGCATCTTCGAGACCCCGATGATGGCCGGCCTGGGTGACGAGGTGCGCGCCTCCCTCGAGGCCCTGGTGCCGCACCCGGCCCGCCTGGGCAAGCCGGAGGAGTATGCCGCGCTGGTCACTCACATCGTCGACAACCCGCTGCTCAACGGTGAGGTCATCCGCCTCGACGGCGCCCTTCGGATGCCTCCGCGCTGA